The following coding sequences lie in one Methylotenera versatilis 301 genomic window:
- a CDS encoding formate dehydrogenase beta subunit, producing MTTKIYVPRDSSALSMGAEKVAVAIALEAKKRGLDITIIRNGSRGLYWLETMVEVATDQGRVAYGPVKAKDVPSLFDADFLNAKNHPLSLGLTEEIEWLKKQQRLTFARVGITDPVSLDDYIAHDGYKGLKKALTLSGAEIVKAVTDSGLRGRGGAAFPTGIKWNTVLGCQADQKYIVCNADEGDSGTFSDRMIMEDDPFVLIEGMTIAGVAVGATQGYIYLRSEYPHALKALNEAIAKAEAAGYLGDKICGSTHTFNLEVRRAAGAYVCGEETSLLESLEGKRGLVRFKPPLPAIEGLFGKPTVVNNVISLATVPIILDKGAQYYADYGMGRSRGTLPIQLAGNLKHGGLVELAFGITLRELLYDYGGGSATGKPIRAVQVGGPLGAFLPESQFDTPLDYEAFSNIWAVVGHGGIVAFDDTVDMAKMARYAFEFCAIESCGKCTPCRIGSTRGVEVIDKIIAGKDTAKNIKLVRDLSDTMLNGSLCALGGMTPYPVLSAMNHFPEDFGIAK from the coding sequence ATGACAACTAAAATATACGTTCCCCGCGATTCTAGCGCGCTTTCAATGGGTGCTGAAAAAGTCGCTGTTGCGATTGCTCTGGAAGCGAAAAAACGCGGTTTAGACATAACAATTATCCGTAATGGCTCTCGTGGTCTTTACTGGCTTGAAACAATGGTTGAAGTGGCAACAGACCAAGGTCGTGTTGCTTATGGTCCTGTTAAGGCTAAAGATGTACCTTCACTATTTGACGCAGATTTTCTTAATGCTAAAAATCACCCTTTGAGCTTAGGTTTAACCGAAGAAATTGAATGGTTGAAAAAACAACAGCGCTTAACGTTTGCGCGCGTTGGTATTACAGACCCAGTTTCTTTAGATGATTATATTGCCCACGATGGCTATAAAGGTCTTAAAAAAGCCCTGACATTATCTGGTGCTGAAATTGTTAAAGCGGTCACAGATTCAGGTCTGCGTGGTCGTGGTGGTGCGGCTTTCCCAACTGGTATTAAATGGAATACCGTATTGGGCTGTCAGGCTGATCAAAAATACATTGTATGTAATGCGGATGAAGGTGACTCTGGTACGTTCTCAGACCGCATGATTATGGAAGATGATCCGTTTGTGCTGATTGAAGGCATGACGATTGCAGGTGTTGCAGTAGGTGCGACACAAGGTTATATTTACTTGCGTAGTGAGTACCCACATGCGCTTAAAGCTTTGAACGAAGCCATTGCTAAAGCAGAGGCGGCAGGCTATTTGGGCGATAAAATTTGTGGCTCAACACATACCTTTAATTTAGAGGTTCGTCGCGCAGCTGGTGCTTATGTATGCGGTGAAGAAACTTCACTACTCGAAAGCTTAGAAGGTAAGCGTGGTCTAGTACGTTTTAAACCGCCACTACCAGCGATTGAAGGTTTATTCGGTAAACCTACCGTTGTGAATAATGTAATTTCACTTGCTACAGTGCCAATTATTTTAGATAAAGGCGCACAATATTATGCGGATTACGGCATGGGTCGTTCGCGAGGCACTTTGCCTATTCAGTTGGCAGGTAATTTAAAACATGGTGGTCTAGTAGAACTTGCGTTTGGGATTACCTTACGTGAACTGCTTTACGATTACGGAGGTGGTTCAGCAACGGGCAAGCCGATTCGTGCAGTGCAAGTCGGCGGGCCATTAGGCGCGTTCTTGCCAGAAAGCCAATTCGATACACCTTTAGATTACGAAGCATTTAGCAATATTTGGGCGGTTGTAGGTCACGGTGGTATTGTCGCATTTGATGATACGGTCGATATGGCAAAAATGGCACGTTATGCATTTGAATTCTGCGCGATTGAGTCATGCGGAAAATGCACGCCATGCCGCATAGGTTCTACCCGTGGTGTTGAGGTGATTGATAAAATCATCGCAGGCAAAGATACTGCGAAAAACATTAAGTTGGTGCGCGATTTAAGCGACACTATGTTGAATGGTTCGCTATGCGCATTGGGTGGCATGACGCCATATCCAGTATTAAGCGCGATGAATCATTTCCCTGAAGATTTCGGAATAGCTAAGTAG
- a CDS encoding formate dehydrogenase subunit gamma → MQDLETKQDLDLRLGALISEHQHMPGALMPLLHAIQDNIGYVPESSYSQIGKALSLSVAEVHGVVTFYHHFRTHKPGRHVMQICRAESCQSMGSEALEAHAKKCLNVDYHQTTSDDAITLEAVYCLGNCALSPAVMMDEEVYGRVSAEDLDALIAEARA, encoded by the coding sequence TTGCAAGATTTAGAAACAAAACAAGATTTAGATCTCAGATTAGGTGCCTTGATTAGTGAACATCAGCATATGCCAGGTGCGCTAATGCCATTGCTGCACGCCATTCAGGATAACATTGGCTATGTGCCAGAATCTTCTTATTCTCAGATTGGTAAGGCGCTAAGTTTATCCGTGGCTGAGGTGCATGGTGTGGTGACTTTTTATCATCACTTTCGTACGCACAAGCCCGGTCGTCATGTGATGCAGATTTGTCGTGCTGAGTCGTGCCAATCGATGGGTTCTGAAGCATTGGAGGCTCACGCTAAAAAGTGTTTGAATGTGGATTACCATCAAACAACTTCTGATGATGCGATTACGCTCGAAGCTGTATATTGTTTGGGCAACTGTGCGCTTTCGCCGGCCGTGATGATGGATGAAGAGGTTTATGGACGTGTTTCTGCTGAAGATTTGGATGCATTGATTGCAGAGGCAAGGGCTTAA
- the moaA gene encoding GTP 3',8-cyclase MoaA: MLTQIPQQKLIDQFGRTVDYIRLSITDRCDFRCVYCMSEDMTFLPRDEVLSLEECARLVKIFVDLGVSKVRITGGEPLVRKNALWLFEEVGQLEGLNELVLTTNGSQLEKQAQDLRNAGVKRINISVDSLNAERFKKITRTGELDKVLRGIQAAKQAGFENIKLNTVLMRGVNDDEALSLVKFAIDEAIDISFIEEMPLGEVDHTRESTFCSNEETLKILQSEYPLIASTETTGGPARYWRVANTKTKIGFISPHSHNFCESCNRVRITCKGELYLCLGQEDKVDLMPLLRANPNDDQAVIDAILASMAIKPKGHDFDLRRAEPAVIRFMSHTGG, encoded by the coding sequence ATGCTTACTCAAATACCGCAGCAGAAACTGATAGACCAATTTGGTCGTACAGTAGATTACATTCGCCTATCCATTACAGATCGCTGCGATTTCCGCTGCGTGTATTGCATGTCAGAAGACATGACATTTTTACCGCGCGATGAAGTATTAAGTCTTGAAGAATGCGCGCGGCTCGTTAAAATATTTGTCGACTTAGGAGTAAGCAAAGTCCGCATTACTGGCGGTGAGCCGCTAGTACGCAAAAATGCATTATGGCTTTTTGAAGAAGTCGGCCAACTTGAAGGGCTCAATGAGTTAGTACTCACTACCAACGGAAGCCAGCTAGAGAAGCAAGCCCAAGATTTGAGAAATGCTGGAGTGAAACGCATTAACATAAGTGTAGATAGCCTCAACGCTGAACGATTTAAGAAAATTACGCGCACTGGCGAGCTGGATAAAGTATTGCGCGGCATACAAGCCGCCAAACAAGCTGGCTTTGAAAATATCAAACTAAACACTGTGCTCATGCGCGGCGTGAATGATGACGAGGCATTATCGTTGGTAAAATTTGCTATCGATGAAGCAATCGATATTTCGTTCATTGAAGAGATGCCTTTAGGCGAAGTAGATCACACAAGAGAATCAACATTCTGCAGCAATGAAGAAACTCTTAAAATACTCCAAAGTGAGTACCCGCTCATCGCCAGTACCGAAACAACTGGTGGCCCTGCTCGGTATTGGCGAGTCGCAAATACAAAAACCAAAATTGGTTTCATTTCACCGCACAGCCATAACTTTTGCGAAAGCTGCAACCGTGTACGCATTACCTGCAAAGGCGAACTTTACTTATGTTTAGGACAAGAAGATAAAGTCGATTTAATGCCTCTGTTACGTGCAAACCCAAATGACGACCAAGCGGTCATTGACGCAATTTTGGCCAGCATGGCAATTAAACCTAAAGGACACGACTTTGATTTACGCCGCGCAGAACCTGCGGTGATTCGGTTTATGTCACACACGGGCGGTTAG
- the mobA gene encoding molybdenum cofactor guanylyltransferase MobA translates to MPISAIILSGGRATRMNGVDKGLVLLQSKPLIQHVIERLTTQADEILINANRELAQYQAMGYPVLQDEVEDFLGPLAGFSLGLQHAKHDYVLTVPCDSPLLPVDLAQRLMAALVENNAEIAVATSEDSTHPVFCLCKKTVLPSLTAYLQQGERRVSTWQKSQQYIEVDFSDCNEAFTNLNTFEDLAALEQKLSKK, encoded by the coding sequence ATGCCAATCTCTGCAATCATTCTTTCAGGCGGACGAGCCACTCGTATGAACGGTGTAGATAAAGGCTTAGTCCTTTTACAAAGCAAACCACTCATTCAGCACGTCATTGAACGCTTAACAACGCAAGCTGATGAAATACTTATCAATGCCAATCGGGAGCTTGCCCAGTACCAAGCTATGGGCTACCCCGTGTTACAAGATGAAGTGGAAGACTTTTTAGGTCCGTTAGCTGGATTTAGCTTGGGCTTGCAGCACGCCAAGCATGATTATGTACTTACTGTGCCTTGCGACTCACCATTATTGCCAGTTGATTTAGCGCAACGCCTGATGGCTGCTCTAGTTGAAAACAATGCAGAGATTGCCGTAGCAACTAGTGAAGATAGCACTCACCCGGTATTTTGTTTGTGCAAAAAAACTGTATTGCCATCCCTCACCGCTTATTTACAGCAAGGTGAGCGCCGCGTGAGCACTTGGCAAAAAAGCCAACAATATATTGAAGTGGATTTTAGTGATTGCAATGAAGCTTTTACGAACTTAAATACTTTTGAAGATTTGGCAGCACTAGAACAAAAGTTAAGTAAAAAATAA
- the glp gene encoding gephyrin-like molybdotransferase Glp, producing the protein MVANSLSEIISDPSCMDDYDPNSMPVAKARQFIKQFLSPVIETEVLPIRESLGRVLAADILSPANVPNYDNSAMDGYAFNAADIGKSTELKVIGSAFAGKAFVGGIQSGECVRIMTGGMMPKGADTVIMQERVKVEGDLIRFTEAPKPKANVRYTGEDLQLGKTVLPAGHMMRASDLGLIASLGIGEVNVYRQLKVAFFSTGDELASIGKPLQEGQVYDSNRYTLYGMLKRLGVEIIDMGAIADDPELLEKTLLNAAKQADVVITSGGVSVGEADYMKQLLAKHGQVMFWKVAMKPGRPLAYGKIQGSQDKHAHYFGLPGNPVAVMVTFYQFVRDAMLVLMGQTNTAPLPTFNIVCTENIKKQTGRTEFQRGILFADSDGTWKVKPTGAQGSAILSSMSLANCFIVLDETVGNLDAGALVQVQVLDGLV; encoded by the coding sequence ATGGTAGCCAATTCATTATCTGAAATCATTTCCGACCCTAGTTGCATGGATGACTACGATCCAAACTCAATGCCTGTGGCTAAAGCACGACAATTCATCAAGCAGTTTTTAAGCCCTGTTATTGAAACTGAAGTTTTACCGATTCGCGAGAGTTTAGGTCGCGTATTGGCGGCAGATATATTGTCGCCAGCTAACGTACCCAATTACGATAATTCGGCGATGGATGGCTACGCGTTTAACGCAGCAGACATAGGCAAGTCTACCGAATTAAAAGTAATAGGGTCAGCTTTTGCAGGTAAAGCCTTTGTCGGCGGCATTCAATCTGGAGAATGTGTACGCATTATGACGGGTGGCATGATGCCCAAGGGCGCAGATACCGTCATTATGCAAGAGCGAGTAAAAGTTGAAGGTGACTTGATTCGCTTTACTGAAGCGCCAAAACCTAAAGCAAATGTACGCTATACAGGCGAGGATTTGCAATTAGGCAAAACAGTATTGCCCGCAGGCCATATGATGCGTGCGTCTGATTTAGGGTTAATCGCTTCACTTGGTATTGGCGAAGTAAATGTGTATCGTCAACTCAAAGTGGCTTTCTTCTCTACAGGCGATGAATTAGCCAGTATTGGCAAGCCTTTGCAAGAAGGTCAAGTATACGACAGTAACCGCTACACACTTTACGGCATGCTAAAACGTCTTGGCGTAGAAATCATAGATATGGGCGCAATTGCTGATGACCCCGAGTTACTGGAAAAAACGTTACTCAACGCTGCAAAACAAGCCGATGTAGTCATTACCAGCGGTGGCGTTTCGGTCGGCGAGGCTGACTATATGAAGCAACTACTAGCTAAACACGGTCAAGTGATGTTTTGGAAAGTCGCTATGAAGCCTGGTCGCCCTTTGGCTTACGGCAAAATCCAAGGAAGCCAAGATAAGCATGCGCATTATTTCGGACTACCTGGCAACCCTGTGGCTGTGATGGTGACATTTTATCAATTTGTACGCGATGCCATGCTTGTATTAATGGGGCAAACCAACACAGCACCATTACCCACGTTTAATATTGTATGTACCGAAAACATTAAAAAACAAACGGGTCGCACGGAATTTCAACGCGGCATATTATTTGCCGATAGCGATGGCACATGGAAAGTCAAGCCGACCGGGGCGCAAGGCTCAGCGATTCTAAGTTCAATGTCATTGGCTAATTGCTTTATTGTTCTCGATGAAACAGTTGGCAACTTAGATGCAGGGGCTTTAGTACAAGTGCAAGTGCTAGATGGCTTGGTTTAA
- a CDS encoding energy transducer TonB → MSLNIAVNHSNNSQSGAINANGNTLIWAVICSILLHILLAFIIPNVKFEAVKKPVLLIVELSKKPEPPPVVVPEPVKVEPEPIKPKTEPKPELKPITKPLPTPSVVKNEPTPAVPPPAVVTHQTEVIAAAPKVDAAPSPMPPVPVATPEPPKPAAPSQEDMEDARGRYGNTLWGAIGKHKQYPRIAQMRGWQGEAVVELLLDGNGKLKSKKIIQSSGFESLDKQALEMVEKAAPFPAPPEALRGSNFSIKVPIPFKLEDQ, encoded by the coding sequence GTGTCTTTGAACATCGCCGTCAATCATTCCAATAACAGTCAATCTGGTGCAATCAATGCTAACGGCAACACGCTGATATGGGCGGTTATTTGCTCAATCTTGCTGCATATTTTGCTCGCGTTTATTATTCCCAATGTTAAGTTTGAGGCTGTTAAAAAACCAGTTTTGCTTATCGTTGAATTAAGCAAAAAGCCTGAGCCACCGCCTGTTGTTGTACCAGAGCCAGTCAAAGTGGAACCTGAACCGATTAAACCTAAAACAGAACCCAAGCCTGAGCTCAAACCCATCACCAAGCCTTTACCAACACCATCCGTAGTGAAAAACGAACCTACGCCTGCTGTGCCACCACCAGCGGTTGTTACACATCAAACAGAAGTCATTGCAGCTGCACCTAAGGTCGATGCAGCGCCATCACCAATGCCGCCTGTACCTGTAGCGACACCTGAGCCACCCAAACCTGCTGCGCCAAGCCAAGAGGACATGGAGGATGCTCGCGGCAGATATGGCAATACACTTTGGGGCGCGATTGGTAAACATAAACAATACCCTCGCATTGCCCAAATGCGCGGCTGGCAAGGTGAAGCTGTTGTCGAGTTACTACTTGATGGCAACGGCAAACTTAAATCAAAAAAAATCATTCAATCAAGCGGCTTTGAGAGTTTAGATAAACAAGCTCTAGAAATGGTTGAAAAAGCCGCACCATTTCCAGCGCCACCAGAAGCCTTACGAGGCAGTAACTTTAGTATCAAAGTACCTATTCCATTTAAGCTTGAAGATCAGTAG
- a CDS encoding sensor histidine kinase: protein MLKKNKSLKDLLLIHELAFILLIILAATAGAIGIHLWEKSSQEASRISLLVTEVQQTRGDLYRQMKELFDAYFLDDSGARAEYDNFTITVEAHFVQLKKITVSEAEKAAINDLHENYKKFVIETPALFDQYQATNSDTVKHALNTEIETGLFKRYEEILARTEKLLNQKQIELDSQLKASKRTSVILLIIPLVLAVLLLMFSRIFLKRAIVKPLNDVLKATSEISAGNLTHKAPEVGIVELAAVSNAINDMADKLAISQETLVRTEKQAAQGLLVPMLAHNIRNPLASIRATAQVMDDPEHDAETRLSLRGIIDTVDRLERWTGALLAYLLPLKPQPEDTSLQEIVNGALAPLQQKIKEKSIRFILPNWPKTTAIYTDQHLLEQVIYNLILNAIDASSKNSTIEITLKATPTKYTLLLLDQGCGMPFTPDPSAMSTPTTKRFGTGIGIPFAFKVCDVLAGELKFEMRHEGGTAITILLPKTLNLSVN from the coding sequence ATGCTTAAAAAAAACAAATCCCTAAAAGATTTATTGCTGATTCATGAGCTGGCATTTATCTTACTCATTATCTTGGCAGCCACCGCTGGCGCTATTGGCATTCATTTATGGGAAAAATCCAGCCAAGAGGCAAGCCGAATCAGCTTGCTTGTCACTGAGGTACAGCAGACGCGTGGGGATTTATATCGTCAAATGAAAGAGTTGTTTGACGCCTATTTTTTAGATGACTCCGGGGCGCGTGCAGAGTACGACAATTTCACCATTACCGTTGAGGCACATTTTGTACAATTAAAAAAAATTACAGTGAGTGAAGCTGAAAAAGCCGCCATCAATGACTTGCACGAGAATTACAAAAAATTTGTTATTGAAACGCCAGCGCTATTTGACCAGTACCAAGCAACCAATAGCGATACAGTAAAACATGCATTAAATACCGAAATTGAAACTGGCTTATTTAAGCGCTATGAGGAAATACTCGCGCGTACTGAAAAACTACTCAACCAAAAACAAATTGAACTAGATAGCCAGCTTAAAGCAAGCAAGCGCACATCCGTCATACTGCTGATTATTCCTTTAGTTCTTGCCGTATTACTACTCATGTTTTCACGAATCTTCCTCAAGCGCGCCATCGTAAAACCACTGAACGATGTATTAAAAGCTACCTCTGAGATTAGCGCGGGCAATCTTACGCACAAAGCACCTGAAGTAGGCATTGTCGAGCTTGCCGCAGTATCAAATGCCATTAATGACATGGCCGATAAATTAGCCATTAGCCAAGAAACTTTAGTGCGAACCGAAAAACAAGCAGCGCAAGGCTTATTGGTGCCGATGTTGGCACATAACATTCGCAACCCTTTAGCCAGCATACGCGCCACAGCTCAGGTAATGGATGATCCAGAGCATGACGCTGAAACACGCTTATCATTACGCGGGATTATCGACACCGTAGATAGGCTAGAACGCTGGACAGGTGCATTGTTGGCTTATTTATTACCGCTAAAACCTCAGCCAGAAGATACTAGTCTGCAAGAAATTGTGAATGGCGCGCTAGCGCCGCTGCAACAAAAAATAAAAGAGAAATCGATTCGATTCATTCTGCCAAATTGGCCTAAAACTACTGCCATATACACAGACCAGCATTTGCTAGAACAAGTCATTTACAACTTAATATTAAATGCGATTGATGCTTCAAGTAAAAACAGCACTATAGAAATCACACTCAAAGCAACACCGACAAAATATACGCTATTACTGCTAGATCAAGGTTGCGGCATGCCATTTACGCCAGATCCTAGCGCCATGAGCACGCCAACCACCAAAAGATTTGGTACAGGTATTGGCATCCCGTTCGCGTTTAAAGTATGTGATGTGTTGGCTGGTGAATTAAAATTTGAGATGCGTCATGAAGGCGGTACGGCTATCACGATTCTACTACCTAAAACTTTGAACTTATCTGTAAATTAA
- a CDS encoding peroxiredoxin, translating into MTDTLILDKAVPDFQLPATSGVTFQLSQFLGKNLIIYFYPKDSTPGCTTQGIQFREAYADFQNLNTEIFGVSRDSLKSHENFKAKFSFPFELLADTEELACTLFGVMKMKNMYGKQVRGVERSTFVIDKNGTLIKEWRGVKVDGHAAEVLNFIKTI; encoded by the coding sequence ATGACCGATACACTAATACTCGACAAAGCAGTTCCAGATTTTCAGTTGCCCGCCACAAGCGGTGTGACTTTTCAGTTATCGCAATTTCTCGGTAAAAATCTAATCATCTACTTTTACCCCAAAGACTCCACCCCAGGCTGTACCACACAAGGTATTCAATTTAGAGAGGCTTATGCTGATTTTCAGAATCTGAATACTGAGATTTTTGGTGTTTCTAGAGATAGCTTAAAGTCGCATGAGAACTTTAAAGCTAAATTCAGTTTCCCTTTTGAGCTACTGGCAGATACTGAAGAACTTGCTTGTACATTATTTGGCGTGATGAAAATGAAGAATATGTATGGCAAACAAGTACGCGGTGTTGAGCGCAGCACTTTTGTTATCGATAAAAATGGTACGCTTATTAAAGAATGGCGCGGTGTTAAGGTGGATGGTCATGCTGCAGAAGTTCTTAATTTCATTAAAACTATTTAA
- a CDS encoding PhoH family protein: protein MAKKSLNATKLFVLDTNVLIHDPSSLFRFEEHDIFLPMVTLEELDNNKKGLTEVARNARQASRNLEEIVGTDLTNLELGCPLNVNGNRHLTGRLFVQTLQVTTELPGLAGLKADNQILAVVLELQKSQPDRQVILVSKDINIRIKARAMGMPAEDYFNDKVLEDSDLLYSGMKELPADFWENHSKEMESWQEAGRMFYRINGPLCKTFLVNEFVYYEYEKPFHALVRSVDGNSSVLEVVKDHMQPKHNVWGINARNREQNFALNLLMDPEVDFVSLLGQAGTGKTLLTLASALTQVLDKKIYSEIIMTRVTVSVGEDIGFLPGTEEEKMGPWMGALDDNLEVLNKSDEDAGEWGRAATQDLIRSRIKVKSLNFMRGRTFLNKFLIIDEAQNLTPKQMKTLITRAGPGTKVVCLGNIAQIDTPYLTEGSSGLTYVVDRFKGWSHNGHITLQRGERSRLADFASEVL, encoded by the coding sequence ATGGCAAAAAAATCGCTAAATGCTACCAAGCTTTTTGTACTTGATACCAATGTATTGATACATGATCCTTCTAGCTTGTTTCGCTTTGAAGAACATGACATTTTTCTGCCTATGGTGACGCTGGAAGAACTCGATAACAATAAAAAAGGGCTCACAGAAGTTGCTCGTAACGCTCGCCAAGCAAGCCGTAATTTAGAAGAAATTGTAGGCACAGACTTAACCAATCTTGAACTTGGCTGCCCACTCAATGTGAACGGTAATCGTCATCTCACTGGACGTTTATTTGTACAAACGCTGCAAGTCACCACTGAGCTACCCGGACTTGCTGGTCTAAAAGCAGATAATCAAATTCTAGCCGTCGTACTTGAATTGCAAAAAAGCCAGCCAGACCGTCAAGTTATTCTAGTCAGTAAAGACATCAACATCCGTATTAAAGCCCGTGCAATGGGTATGCCTGCGGAAGATTACTTTAATGACAAAGTCCTTGAAGATAGCGACCTTTTATACAGCGGCATGAAAGAGCTTCCTGCTGATTTCTGGGAAAATCACAGTAAAGAAATGGAATCATGGCAAGAAGCCGGCCGCATGTTCTACCGCATTAATGGGCCATTATGTAAAACGTTTCTAGTGAATGAATTTGTCTATTATGAGTATGAAAAACCATTCCACGCCTTAGTGCGTAGTGTAGATGGCAACAGCTCAGTATTAGAAGTTGTTAAAGACCATATGCAGCCCAAGCACAATGTTTGGGGCATTAATGCACGCAACCGTGAACAAAATTTTGCACTTAATTTATTGATGGACCCTGAAGTAGATTTCGTCAGCTTATTAGGTCAGGCTGGTACGGGCAAAACATTGCTCACATTGGCCTCCGCACTCACGCAAGTACTTGATAAAAAGATCTACTCTGAAATCATTATGACGCGTGTCACTGTTTCAGTAGGCGAAGATATTGGCTTTCTACCAGGGACTGAAGAAGAAAAAATGGGCCCTTGGATGGGCGCACTAGATGACAATTTAGAGGTGCTCAATAAAAGTGATGAAGATGCTGGTGAATGGGGACGTGCAGCCACGCAAGATTTAATTCGCAGCCGCATCAAGGTGAAATCACTCAATTTTATGCGTGGACGCACGTTTTTGAATAAATTCTTAATCATCGATGAAGCGCAAAACTTAACGCCTAAACAAATGAAAACACTCATTACGCGTGCAGGGCCAGGCACTAAAGTGGTTTGCCTAGGCAACATCGCACAAATCGATACGCCATACTTAACAGAAGGCAGTTCAGGTCTGACCTATGTGGTCGATAGATTTAAGGGCTGGAGCCACAACGGCCATATTACGCTGCAGCGTGGTGAACGCTCTCGTCTAGCCGACTTTGCATCCGAAGTTTTATAG
- the lplT gene encoding lysophospholipid transporter LplT, protein MTKGFYTLLIAQFLSAVADNALLFASIALLSKLNAPEWHEPLLREFFVIAYIVLAPFVGPFADALPKGKVMFLSNGIKFLGCSLALFGLPPLYVYAIVGIGAAAYSPAKYGILTEMLPHFQLIKANAWMEGTTVTAIILGPVFGSSISAHDPYFGIAIITLIYLLAAGFNYYIPKVPIDHKMPKRDLISLLKDFWHAFTTLWRDPQGQVSLAVTTLFWGAGATLQFVVLRWAGLKLGLDEQSATKLIAILAVGIAIGSVGASMFVKLENAVKVLPAGILMGILVMGMILVESPEVAAVVLFCIGVLAGYFLVPLNSLLQHRGHTLLGAGHSIAVQNFNENIGILVLLGIYTLMVHENLSIDIIIIIFGAFVSISMAVIYKLYLKHTKTNC, encoded by the coding sequence ATGACCAAAGGTTTTTATACCTTATTAATTGCTCAATTCTTATCTGCCGTTGCAGATAACGCATTGCTGTTCGCCTCTATCGCTTTACTTTCTAAGCTCAATGCGCCCGAATGGCACGAACCTTTATTGCGCGAGTTCTTTGTGATTGCCTACATAGTATTAGCACCATTTGTAGGCCCATTCGCTGATGCCCTACCCAAGGGCAAGGTTATGTTTTTAAGTAATGGTATAAAATTCTTAGGTTGCTCGCTGGCGTTATTCGGCCTGCCACCCTTATATGTGTACGCCATTGTGGGCATTGGTGCTGCGGCTTATTCACCTGCTAAATACGGCATATTGACAGAAATGTTGCCTCACTTTCAGCTGATTAAAGCAAACGCTTGGATGGAAGGCACCACAGTCACGGCGATCATCTTAGGGCCAGTATTTGGCTCCAGCATTTCAGCTCACGATCCGTATTTCGGTATCGCCATCATCACCTTAATTTACTTACTGGCAGCAGGCTTCAACTATTACATTCCGAAGGTGCCTATCGATCATAAAATGCCAAAACGTGACCTAATTTCCCTTCTAAAAGACTTTTGGCATGCCTTTACAACCCTGTGGCGTGACCCACAAGGCCAAGTATCACTCGCTGTGACTACTTTATTTTGGGGTGCAGGTGCAACACTGCAATTTGTGGTACTGCGCTGGGCAGGGCTAAAACTTGGATTAGATGAGCAATCTGCAACTAAGCTCATCGCTATACTAGCGGTTGGTATTGCTATTGGCTCTGTTGGGGCATCCATGTTTGTTAAGTTAGAAAATGCAGTCAAAGTTTTACCAGCAGGCATCCTCATGGGCATTTTAGTCATGGGCATGATACTGGTTGAATCACCCGAGGTTGCCGCCGTTGTGTTGTTTTGTATTGGCGTGCTAGCGGGTTATTTCTTAGTGCCGCTAAACTCTCTACTGCAGCATAGAGGGCATACTTTACTTGGTGCAGGACATTCCATTGCCGTGCAAAACTTCAATGAAAATATCGGCATTCTCGTACTGCTAGGCATCTACACTTTGATGGTGCATGAAAATTTATCTATCGACATCATTATCATCATATTTGGTGCATTTGTGAGCATTAGTATGGCTGTTATATATAAGCTGTACTTAAAGCATACCAAAACAAATTGCTAA